In Bacteroidales bacterium, the genomic window AAACAGATTATCACAGATAAAAATTTAAAATTCTGTGTTTATCCGTTATATCTGTATCATCAGTGTTCTAATAGCTCACGATAGATATTATAGTTTTCATCATCAAAACAAACAAATATAACTCTCTTAATCTGTTTTGCAGTTTTGCTAAAGGATTTAACCGCTTTAATTGCAACTTTGGCTGCCTCCTCTTTCGGATAACCATAAACCCCTGTACTTATGTTTGGGAAAGATATGGTTTCAACATTAAGAGTTTCTGCAAGTTTAAGACTCTCTGTATAGCAACTTTCTAACAATTGAGGCTCGTTTTGTGTACCTCCACGCCATATTGGACCAACAGTATGTATTACATATTTGGCAGGCAAGTTTCCCGCATTAGTATAAACTGCACTTCCCGTTGGACAACCTCCATGTTTTTCTCTTATCTTGTCACACTCATTGGCTATTGAGGAACCACCTTTACGATGTATCGCGCCATCAACACCACCGCCACCGGCTAAACGACTATTTGCAGCATTTACAATTGCATCAACGGCAATTAAAGTTATGTCTCCTTTTACTAACTCAATTTTCATATTTATAATTGTTAATTGACTGTTCCCAAATATAAAGAAAAAATAGCATTTACTGATAGAATTTACGTTGACTGTTCTAAAAAAATAAATCTAAAAAGCATTATATTTGTGTGCTTTTAATTAAAAAAACAACAATGGCTCAAAAAATTCTAATCATCGATTTTGGCTCACAATACACCCAACTGATTGCGTGTCGTATTAGAGAAATGAATGTATATTGCGAAATATATCCCTATAACAACTTCCCAAAGCTCGACAGCTCTATTGCAGGAGTAATACTAAGTGGCAGCCCCTTTTCGGTATCCGATACAAACGCTCCAAAAATAAACCTTTCTGATATACAAAAGCAGTACCCCCTATTGGGAATTTGCTACGGTGCACAACTCTTAGCACAAACGTATGGTGGGCAAGTACAAAAATCTGAAAATAGAGAGTATGGTCGAGCTGAGTTAACAAAAATAGATACAAAAAACCCTCTCTTTGCAGGAATGTCTGCGAGTAGTCAAGTATGGATGTCGCATGGAGATACAATAATCTCACTGCCTGATAACTTTGAGAATATTGCTCAAACTACCAATATAACAAATGCTGCCTTCCAAATAAAAGGCGAGGAAACATATGGAATACAGTTTCATCCCGAAGTGCACCATTCAACTGAAGGTACACAATTATTAAAAAACTTTGTAACAAAGATTTGCGGAGCCAAACAGGGCTGGACTCCCGACTCGTTTATCAACAATGCTGTTGACTCAATAAAAAAACAGGTTGGAGACGATACTGTCATTCTTGGTCTCTCCGGAGGAGTAGACAGCACTGTAGCCGCTGTTCTACTAAACAGGGCTATTGGAAAAAATCTCCACTGCATATTTGTAAATAACGGATTATTACGAAAAAACGAATTTCCAACCGTACTTGAAAATTATAAAGTACTGGGATTAAACGTAAAAGGAGTTGACGCTTCCGAAGCATTCCTTAAAGCTCTGGCAAACATCAGTGACCCCGAACAAAAGCGTAAGGCAATAGGAAAAACATTTATTGATGTTTTTGAATCGGAAGCCAAGCAAATAAAAGGAGCTAAATGGCTCGCTCAAGGAACTATTTACCCCGATGTAATAGAGTCGGTTTCCGTGAACGGTCCTTCGGTAACAATTAAATCTCACCACAATGTTGGTGGGTTACCCGAAAGAATGAATTTAAAAATAGTTGAACCTCTGCGAATGCTTTTCAAAGATGATGTTAGACGTATTGGCAAAGCATTATCTATACCTGAAAAATTTATAAACCGTCACCCCTTCCCGGGTCCAGGATTGGCTATAAGAATAATTGGAGATATTACTAAAGAAAAGGTAGCTATAATTCAAGAGGTTGACGATATTTTTATATCAATGCTACGTGAACACAACCTTTATGATAAAGTTTGGCAAGCCGGAGCAATTTTACTCCCAATACACTCGGTGGGCGTGATGGGCGATGAACGTACATACGAACAAGTTGTAGCACTTAGAGCTGTTAATTCAATAGATGGTATGACTGCCGACTGGGTACACCTTCCGTACGAATTTTTAGCTTTGGTTTCAAACCAAATAATTAACAAAGTTAGAGGCGTAAACCGCGTTGTTTACGACATAAGCTCAAAACCACCTGCAACAATAGAGTGGGAATAGAGGGCAATGTGCAATTAGCAATGTACAATTAACAATTAATGGAGTGATTATCATATCAATAGTGGCGACTTTTAAGTCGTTGGGTGGTCGATAAATGCACGTATTTTTGGGCTTTAGCCCAAAACGATAGCAATATTGCTTACGATAATAATATGTACAACGTTTTCAACGTAGAGACGGAGCATGCTCCGTCTCCACATAATTGTTCATTGCTAATTGCTAATTGCTAATTGCCTTTTCCTAAATTCCGCACACAAAACTCCCGCAGCAACACCAACATTCAACGATTCCATTGAACTATTCCCGGCAGGAAATGAAGGGAGCTTAATCTTATAGTCAGCTAATGCAGATATCTCATTTCTAATACCATGCGACTCATTGCCCAGTAAAAGCATAGCACGATTTTGAATTGGTGTTTCGTAAATAGAAATACCATCAATATTTGAAGAGTAAATATATACTTCTCCCGATTTTTTAATATTGTTGATAGCTCTAGCTAAATCATCATAATATATATTAACTCTAAATAACGAACCCATTGACGATTGAACAACCTTTGGGCTATAACAGTCAACACTCTCGGGCGAACAGACTATATTTTCAATTCCAAACCAATTGGCAATCCTAATAATAGTACCCATATTACCAGGGTCGTTAATATTATCAAGCCCGAGCAACAGTAATTTATCTTGCGATAAAAACTGCTCGATATTATATTTGTTTTTTGGAATTTCAACAACTGCAAGAACCTTATTTGGAGTTTTAAAAAATGACAATCGCTCCAGCTGCTTATCAGTAATAACGCGGCATTTGTCATACTTGATTAAGCCAGCATATTCCTCAATACAAAAGAGATCTCGTACAGTAAAGTCTGATTCTAAAAGCTCACCTACAACCTTCTCTCCCTCAACAACAAACAGACCATACTCCTGTCTATATTTTTTAATTCCAAGTGATTTTATAAACTTGATTTCTGACGAACTAACCACACTCAATTGTTTTAATTAAAAAATCAAAAATTGCGCGATAACAACATTATCTCATGTTTTTCACTATTTTTACAGCACAAAGATATGAAACGTGCACAACAATCCAAATCCGAAATACACGGAAATGGCTTAGATACGTGCAAATTACATATAATCCTTGCACAAAACTGCAAATATATATATTCACTAATAAAAAATAGCCTGAGTATGCTCAGATTTAACGTATATGCATTGTTAACAAGAACCTATAAAAAATTTTCTTTTTTATTGATATTGGTAACAATATTTGTATACGGTTGCAATACGACCCGCTTTGTTCCTGAAAACGAGTACTTACTGGACAAGGTAGTATTAAAGTGCGATAACCGCAAAATAGATACAGACGATTTATATGGATACGTACAACAAAAAAGCAACAAAAAGGTACTCTATTTTTTAAGATTGCACCTGCATATTTACAACACATTATGTAATCACAACGAAAAAGGTCCGATACATTGGATAGGAAAAACAGTAGGAGAAAAACCTGTGGTTTATGACCGATTTTTAACACAAAAAACTATTAAT contains:
- a CDS encoding O-acetyl-ADP-ribose deacetylase, translated to MNMKIELVKGDITLIAVDAIVNAANSRLAGGGGVDGAIHRKGGSSIANECDKIREKHGGCPTGSAVYTNAGNLPAKYVIHTVGPIWRGGTQNEPQLLESCYTESLKLAETLNVETISFPNISTGVYGYPKEEAAKVAIKAVKSFSKTAKQIKRVIFVCFDDENYNIYRELLEH
- the guaA gene encoding glutamine-hydrolyzing GMP synthase — its product is MAQKILIIDFGSQYTQLIACRIREMNVYCEIYPYNNFPKLDSSIAGVILSGSPFSVSDTNAPKINLSDIQKQYPLLGICYGAQLLAQTYGGQVQKSENREYGRAELTKIDTKNPLFAGMSASSQVWMSHGDTIISLPDNFENIAQTTNITNAAFQIKGEETYGIQFHPEVHHSTEGTQLLKNFVTKICGAKQGWTPDSFINNAVDSIKKQVGDDTVILGLSGGVDSTVAAVLLNRAIGKNLHCIFVNNGLLRKNEFPTVLENYKVLGLNVKGVDASEAFLKALANISDPEQKRKAIGKTFIDVFESEAKQIKGAKWLAQGTIYPDVIESVSVNGPSVTIKSHHNVGGLPERMNLKIVEPLRMLFKDDVRRIGKALSIPEKFINRHPFPGPGLAIRIIGDITKEKVAIIQEVDDIFISMLREHNLYDKVWQAGAILLPIHSVGVMGDERTYEQVVALRAVNSIDGMTADWVHLPYEFLALVSNQIINKVRGVNRVVYDISSKPPATIEWE
- a CDS encoding RNA methyltransferase, whose protein sequence is MVSSSEIKFIKSLGIKKYRQEYGLFVVEGEKVVGELLESDFTVRDLFCIEEYAGLIKYDKCRVITDKQLERLSFFKTPNKVLAVVEIPKNKYNIEQFLSQDKLLLLGLDNINDPGNMGTIIRIANWFGIENIVCSPESVDCYSPKVVQSSMGSLFRVNIYYDDLARAINNIKKSGEVYIYSSNIDGISIYETPIQNRAMLLLGNESHGIRNEISALADYKIKLPSFPAGNSSMESLNVGVAAGVLCAEFRKRQLAISN